In a genomic window of Amblyomma americanum isolate KBUSLIRL-KWMA chromosome 4, ASM5285725v1, whole genome shotgun sequence:
- the mtm gene encoding phosphatidylinositol-3-phosphate phosphatase isoform X2: MDKTKQVESGSHNNHSLKPASVDSLEGSESGSLNSKLGPRSVGSHSSHSPSKSLCSSSSTSTENMQLTQELKMREVSKVTKTQEPPLLPGEQPHVVQKARDVTYLCPFQGPIRGCLFITNYKLYFRSVEKEPRFTLEVPLGVVSRIEKVGYASSRGENAYGIELFCKDLRSLKFAHKQENHSRRDIFDKLHKLAFPLSNNLPLFAFEYGGRFPVNGWAVYDPLAEYRRQGLPTESWRLSRANENYQLCDTYPAILAVPAAADDSLLEAVASFRSRGRIPVLSWIHPEGQATITRCSQPNVGVSGKRSTEDESYLQMIMDANAHSHKLFIMDARPSVNAVANKAKGGGYESDEAYRCTELCFLDIHNIHVMRESLRKLKEACFPSAADEARWLSALEATHWLQHVRTVLAGALRVAHRLEGAKGSVLVHCSDGWDRTAQLTSLAMLMLDPYYRTIRGFEVLIEKEWLSFGHKFAQRIGHGDDKHSDADRSPVFLQFIDCTWQVMNQFKNAFEFNEHFLITILDHLYSCLFGTFLYNSEQQRVKESVRERTQSLWSLVNSDIEEYTNPLYASYPQQYVLFPVASLRRIQLWKGYYCRWNPRMRLQEPLQVRSRELLQLRAQLQRQLEELKKEHESKSSRIPPRVSSPITV, translated from the exons ATGGATAAAACGAAGCAGGTGGAATCGGGAAGCCACAACAATCACAGCCTGAAGCCGGCCAGTGTTGACTCGTTGGAAGGTTCGGAGAGTGGCTCGCTAAACTCTAAGCTCGGCCCGCGCTCCGTGGGCAGCCACAGCTCCCACTCGCCGTCGAAGTCGCTCTGCTCTTCTTCATCGACTTCTACCGAGAACATGCAACTCACTCAGGAGCTCAAG ATGCGAGAAGTGTCCAAGGTAACAAAGACACAAGAGCCACCATTGCTTCCTGGAGAACAACCACATGTTGTGCAGAAAG CCCGAGATGTGACCTACCTGTGCCCATTCCAAGGACCCATCCGTggctgcctcttcatcacaaactACAAGCTGTACTTCCGTAGCGTTGAGAAA GAGCCGCGGTTCACTCTGGAGGTCCCGCTTGGCGTTGTGAGCCGCATCGAAAAGGTTGGCTACGCATCCAGCCGGGGAGAGAATGCATACGGGATCGAGCTGTTCTGCAAAGACTTGCGGAGCCTCAAGTTTGCACACAAGCAGGAGAACCACTCACGCCGAGACATTTTCGACAAGCTGCACAAGTTGGCCTTTCCACTGTCCAATAACCTG CCACTGTTTGCCTTTGAGTATGGTGGACGCTTCCCTGTCAACGGTTGGGCCGTGTATGACCCTCTGGCCGAGTACCGACGCCAGGGCCTGCCCACCGAGAGCTGGCGCCTGAGCCGGGCAAACGAGAACTACCAGCTGTGTGACACTTATCCTGCCATT CTCGCTGTGCCAGCTGCAGCGGATGACAGCCTTTTGGAAGCCGTGGCCAGTTTTCGAAGCCGAGGCCGTATTCCG GTTCTCTCCTGGATCCACCCCGAAGGACAGGCAACCATCACACGTTGCAGTCAGCCCAATGTTGGGGTGAGTGGCAAACGCAGCACTGAGGACGAGAGCTACCTGCAGATGATCATGGACGCAAATGCTCACTCACATAAGCTCTTCATAATGGATGCCCGACCCAGCGTGAATGCTGTCGCCAACAAG GCTAAGGGTGGTGGCTACGAGAGTGACGAAGCATACCGCTGCACAGAGCTGTGCTTCTTGGACATCCACAACATCCATGTGATGCGCGAGAGCCTGCGCAAACTCAAGGAGGCCTGCTTCCCAAGCGCGGCAGACGAGGCCCGCTGGCTGTCAGCCCTGGAGGCCACCCACTGGCTGCAGCATGTGCGCACTGTGCTGGCTGGTGCACTGCGCGTAGCACACCGCCTGGAAGGCGCCAAGGGCTCGGTGCTTGTCCACTGCTCGGATGGGTGGGACCGCACCGCACAGCTCACCAGCCTTGCCATGCTCATGCTCGACCCCTACTACCGCACCATTCGGGGATTTGAGGTGCTCATCGAGAAGGAGTGGCTCAGTTTTGGGCACAAGTTTGCACAG CGCATAGGCCATGGTGACGACAAGCATTCGGATGCGGACCGGTCACCAGTTTTCCTCCAGTTCATTGACTGCACGTGGCAGGTCATGAATCAG TTCAAGAATGCATTTGAGTTTAATGAGCACTTCCTCATCACCATCCTGGACCATCTGTACAGCTGCCTGTTTGGAACCTTCCTCTACAACTCGGAGCAGCAGAGGGTCAAGGAG AGTGTGCGTGAGCGGACCCAGTCACTGTGGTCACTGGTGAACAGTGACATTGAGGAGTATACCAACCCTCTGTATGCCAGCTACCCTCAGCAATACGTCCTGTTCCCAGTGGCCAGTCTGCGTCGTATCCAGCTCTGGAAGGGCTACTACTGTCGCTGGAACCCACGTATGCGCCTACAG
- the mtm gene encoding phosphatidylinositol-3-phosphate phosphatase isoform X1, with translation MDKTKQVESGSHNNHSLKPASVDSLEGSESGSLNSKLGPRSVGSHSSHSPSKSLCSSSSTSTENMQLTQELKMREVSKVTKTQEPPLLPGEQPHVVQKARDVTYLCPFQGPIRGCLFITNYKLYFRSVEKNSRSKQFTEPRFTLEVPLGVVSRIEKVGYASSRGENAYGIELFCKDLRSLKFAHKQENHSRRDIFDKLHKLAFPLSNNLPLFAFEYGGRFPVNGWAVYDPLAEYRRQGLPTESWRLSRANENYQLCDTYPAILAVPAAADDSLLEAVASFRSRGRIPVLSWIHPEGQATITRCSQPNVGVSGKRSTEDESYLQMIMDANAHSHKLFIMDARPSVNAVANKAKGGGYESDEAYRCTELCFLDIHNIHVMRESLRKLKEACFPSAADEARWLSALEATHWLQHVRTVLAGALRVAHRLEGAKGSVLVHCSDGWDRTAQLTSLAMLMLDPYYRTIRGFEVLIEKEWLSFGHKFAQRIGHGDDKHSDADRSPVFLQFIDCTWQVMNQFKNAFEFNEHFLITILDHLYSCLFGTFLYNSEQQRVKESVRERTQSLWSLVNSDIEEYTNPLYASYPQQYVLFPVASLRRIQLWKGYYCRWNPRMRLQEPLQVRSRELLQLRAQLQRQLEELKKEHESKSSRIPPRVSSPITV, from the exons ATGGATAAAACGAAGCAGGTGGAATCGGGAAGCCACAACAATCACAGCCTGAAGCCGGCCAGTGTTGACTCGTTGGAAGGTTCGGAGAGTGGCTCGCTAAACTCTAAGCTCGGCCCGCGCTCCGTGGGCAGCCACAGCTCCCACTCGCCGTCGAAGTCGCTCTGCTCTTCTTCATCGACTTCTACCGAGAACATGCAACTCACTCAGGAGCTCAAG ATGCGAGAAGTGTCCAAGGTAACAAAGACACAAGAGCCACCATTGCTTCCTGGAGAACAACCACATGTTGTGCAGAAAG CCCGAGATGTGACCTACCTGTGCCCATTCCAAGGACCCATCCGTggctgcctcttcatcacaaactACAAGCTGTACTTCCGTAGCGTTGAGAAA AATTCCCGCTCCAAACAGTTCACT GAGCCGCGGTTCACTCTGGAGGTCCCGCTTGGCGTTGTGAGCCGCATCGAAAAGGTTGGCTACGCATCCAGCCGGGGAGAGAATGCATACGGGATCGAGCTGTTCTGCAAAGACTTGCGGAGCCTCAAGTTTGCACACAAGCAGGAGAACCACTCACGCCGAGACATTTTCGACAAGCTGCACAAGTTGGCCTTTCCACTGTCCAATAACCTG CCACTGTTTGCCTTTGAGTATGGTGGACGCTTCCCTGTCAACGGTTGGGCCGTGTATGACCCTCTGGCCGAGTACCGACGCCAGGGCCTGCCCACCGAGAGCTGGCGCCTGAGCCGGGCAAACGAGAACTACCAGCTGTGTGACACTTATCCTGCCATT CTCGCTGTGCCAGCTGCAGCGGATGACAGCCTTTTGGAAGCCGTGGCCAGTTTTCGAAGCCGAGGCCGTATTCCG GTTCTCTCCTGGATCCACCCCGAAGGACAGGCAACCATCACACGTTGCAGTCAGCCCAATGTTGGGGTGAGTGGCAAACGCAGCACTGAGGACGAGAGCTACCTGCAGATGATCATGGACGCAAATGCTCACTCACATAAGCTCTTCATAATGGATGCCCGACCCAGCGTGAATGCTGTCGCCAACAAG GCTAAGGGTGGTGGCTACGAGAGTGACGAAGCATACCGCTGCACAGAGCTGTGCTTCTTGGACATCCACAACATCCATGTGATGCGCGAGAGCCTGCGCAAACTCAAGGAGGCCTGCTTCCCAAGCGCGGCAGACGAGGCCCGCTGGCTGTCAGCCCTGGAGGCCACCCACTGGCTGCAGCATGTGCGCACTGTGCTGGCTGGTGCACTGCGCGTAGCACACCGCCTGGAAGGCGCCAAGGGCTCGGTGCTTGTCCACTGCTCGGATGGGTGGGACCGCACCGCACAGCTCACCAGCCTTGCCATGCTCATGCTCGACCCCTACTACCGCACCATTCGGGGATTTGAGGTGCTCATCGAGAAGGAGTGGCTCAGTTTTGGGCACAAGTTTGCACAG CGCATAGGCCATGGTGACGACAAGCATTCGGATGCGGACCGGTCACCAGTTTTCCTCCAGTTCATTGACTGCACGTGGCAGGTCATGAATCAG TTCAAGAATGCATTTGAGTTTAATGAGCACTTCCTCATCACCATCCTGGACCATCTGTACAGCTGCCTGTTTGGAACCTTCCTCTACAACTCGGAGCAGCAGAGGGTCAAGGAG AGTGTGCGTGAGCGGACCCAGTCACTGTGGTCACTGGTGAACAGTGACATTGAGGAGTATACCAACCCTCTGTATGCCAGCTACCCTCAGCAATACGTCCTGTTCCCAGTGGCCAGTCTGCGTCGTATCCAGCTCTGGAAGGGCTACTACTGTCGCTGGAACCCACGTATGCGCCTACAG
- the LOC144128551 gene encoding uncharacterized protein LOC144128551, whose translation MIARLASRRALQCILRQPRSGVRSYHPPADHKPLSMADLPTFIGPWEEHFNKTQAKFNIRLALGVSFFVVSLVAAASLGTLEYVDTPPLKN comes from the exons ATGATCGCACGACTCGCCTCTCGAAGAGCGCTACAGTGCATTTTGA GGCAGCCCCGCAGCGGTGTTCGGTCGTATCACCCTCCCGCTGACCACAAACCACTTTCCATGGCTGACCTGCCAACCTTCATCGGGCCCTGGGAGGAACACTTCAACAAGACACAGGCCAAATTCAACATTCGTCTGGCGCTGGGCGTTAGCTTCTTCGTCGTGAGCCTCGTTGCT gctgcatctCTGGGTACTCTGGAGTACGTCGACACCCCTCCTCTTAAAAATTGA